The following coding sequences are from one Bacillus kexueae window:
- the murB gene encoding UDP-N-acetylmuramate dehydrogenase has translation MKDIIQQLEKAQVGKVLQDEPLANHTTMKVGGPADIFVEPHGIDELKRTMDIVRQHNVPWRAIGRGSNLLVLDEGLRGVVIKLGKGMDHIQEDGELITVGGGYSLITLATLQSRKGLTGLEFAGGIPGSVGGAVYMNAGAHGSDMSNILVKAHVLFEDGTMEWLTNEEMEFSYRTSVLQKKRPGIVLEAVLKLQSGERETIVAEMQKNKDYRRETQPWNFPCAGSIFRNPLPNYAGQLIEKAGLKGFQIGGAKVSEMHGNFIVNAGDAKAQDVLDLIAHIQKTIQEKFDVKMETEVEIIGHKS, from the coding sequence ATGAAAGATATCATACAACAGCTTGAAAAAGCCCAAGTAGGTAAAGTGTTGCAAGATGAACCACTTGCGAATCATACAACGATGAAAGTTGGAGGCCCTGCCGATATTTTTGTAGAACCTCATGGGATTGATGAATTAAAAAGAACGATGGATATTGTCCGTCAGCACAATGTGCCGTGGCGAGCTATCGGAAGAGGCTCTAACCTTCTCGTATTAGATGAAGGGCTTCGTGGTGTAGTAATAAAGCTTGGAAAAGGAATGGACCATATACAAGAAGACGGAGAGTTAATCACCGTAGGAGGCGGTTACTCGCTCATTACGTTAGCGACTCTTCAAAGCAGAAAAGGTCTCACTGGTTTAGAGTTTGCAGGTGGAATTCCAGGATCAGTAGGCGGTGCAGTCTATATGAATGCTGGTGCACACGGTTCTGATATGTCCAATATATTGGTAAAGGCACATGTATTGTTTGAGGACGGTACGATGGAATGGTTAACGAATGAAGAGATGGAATTTTCATATCGAACTTCCGTCTTACAAAAGAAACGTCCTGGAATTGTTCTTGAAGCAGTACTCAAACTCCAATCAGGTGAAAGAGAAACAATTGTTGCGGAGATGCAAAAGAATAAAGATTATCGAAGAGAAACACAGCCGTGGAACTTCCCATGTGCTGGTAGTATATTCCGAAACCCACTCCCAAATTATGCAGGACAGTTAATTGAAAAAGCGGGTTTAAAAGGTTTTCAAATTGGAGGAGCTAAAGTGTCTGAGATGCACGGTAACTTTATCGTAAATGCTGGAGATGCAAAAGCTCAGGATGTTTTAGATTTAATCGCTCATATTCAAAAAACGATTCAAGAAAAATTTGATGTTAAAATGGAAACTGAAGTGGAAATTATCGGGCATAAATCTTAA
- the murD gene encoding UDP-N-acetylmuramoyl-L-alanine--D-glutamate ligase translates to MKNIDNFQGKKVLVLGLAKSGLAAAQLLHKVGADVIVNDMKPYEENEAAKQLEAIGINVICGHHPEDLLEQEKIEWVVKNPGIPYSNIIVKQAQAKKIPVITEVELAYYVSEAEIIGITGSNGKTTTTTLIYKMLKEDGQNPLIAGNIGNVACEVVQQATKDNVVVMELSSFQLLGTIHFRPHIALLLNIFDAHLDYHGTKKEYMLAKQRIYLNQTAEEYSVFNANDKNVKELVQDSKGKPIAFSTNQKVNGAYIHEGQIYFGNEVIMEASEIVLPGEHNLENILAAISVVKLRGVKNESIKAVLTSFQGVKHRLQYVATVKGRRFYNDSKATNILATSKALSAFSSPTILLAGGLDRGNEFDELKDAMGHVKAVITFGQTAPKIERIASELGIEKIKRVDNVEQAVYAAYDLSNEQDVILLSPACASWDQYKTFEERGDIFINAVHKLK, encoded by the coding sequence GTGAAAAATATTGACAATTTTCAAGGGAAAAAAGTCCTTGTATTAGGGTTAGCAAAGAGCGGCTTAGCAGCCGCTCAATTATTACATAAAGTGGGAGCAGATGTAATTGTAAATGACATGAAGCCTTATGAGGAAAACGAAGCTGCAAAGCAATTAGAAGCTATTGGAATTAATGTCATTTGTGGTCATCATCCCGAAGACTTGCTTGAGCAAGAGAAGATAGAATGGGTTGTGAAAAATCCGGGAATTCCGTATTCCAATATCATTGTTAAACAAGCTCAAGCGAAGAAAATCCCTGTAATTACAGAAGTTGAACTTGCCTACTACGTATCAGAGGCGGAAATTATTGGAATTACAGGATCAAATGGTAAGACAACGACAACAACTTTAATTTACAAAATGTTAAAAGAGGATGGGCAAAACCCGTTAATCGCTGGAAATATAGGGAATGTTGCATGTGAAGTAGTTCAACAAGCGACGAAGGACAACGTCGTAGTAATGGAACTTTCGTCCTTTCAACTTTTAGGAACGATTCACTTTCGTCCGCATATCGCCCTGTTGTTAAATATTTTTGATGCACATTTGGATTATCACGGGACGAAAAAAGAGTATATGTTGGCGAAACAACGGATATACCTTAACCAAACGGCAGAGGAGTATTCCGTTTTCAATGCAAATGACAAAAATGTTAAAGAATTAGTTCAAGATTCGAAGGGAAAACCTATCGCCTTCTCGACAAACCAGAAAGTGAACGGTGCTTATATACATGAAGGACAAATATATTTCGGAAACGAGGTCATTATGGAAGCTTCCGAAATTGTATTGCCAGGTGAGCATAACTTAGAGAATATTTTAGCTGCCATTTCAGTTGTAAAACTTCGAGGTGTGAAGAATGAATCAATAAAAGCGGTGTTAACGTCGTTTCAAGGAGTGAAACATCGACTGCAATATGTAGCAACTGTAAAGGGTAGAAGATTTTATAATGATTCGAAAGCAACAAATATTTTAGCGACATCGAAAGCTTTAAGTGCATTTTCTTCTCCAACAATCTTATTGGCGGGTGGCCTTGATCGAGGGAATGAATTTGATGAATTAAAAGATGCAATGGGACATGTAAAAGCCGTTATCACATTTGGTCAAACCGCGCCGAAAATTGAACGTATAGCGAGTGAGTTAGGAATAGAAAAAATAAAACGTGTCGATAATGTGGAACAAGCGGTTTATGCTGCATATGATTTGTCTAATGAACAAGATGTCATCTTATTATCACCTGCATGTGCGAGCTGGGATCAATATAAAACTTTTGAAGAACGTGGTGACATTTTCATCAATGCTGTGCATAAGCTAAAATAA
- a CDS encoding DUF881 domain-containing protein, with protein MKVNSFLVFIVMVVVGFLIAYSYQLTKQNTPKQEISSEQWEKEFEIRNLLIEQEEKNNELQNQLFAIQQQVTDFEENLKQEKQIYYNLVEDVEKLRMFVGEVGIKGKGVEVKLEDASYIPDGENVNQYIVHESHLFKVINELKISGASAIAINGQRITSHSYIYCNGPVVTVDGNQFPAPFTISAIGDPEVLSQALNIAGGVLDQLTYENVQVEVTKMNEIQMEPLLQTQPAS; from the coding sequence ATGAAGGTTAATTCCTTTCTCGTTTTTATTGTGATGGTAGTTGTCGGCTTTCTAATCGCATACTCTTATCAACTGACAAAGCAAAATACACCGAAACAAGAAATTTCATCTGAACAATGGGAAAAAGAGTTTGAAATTCGTAATTTGCTAATTGAGCAGGAAGAGAAGAATAATGAATTGCAAAATCAGCTTTTTGCAATCCAACAACAAGTAACAGATTTTGAAGAAAACTTAAAGCAAGAAAAGCAAATATACTATAACCTCGTTGAAGATGTTGAGAAGCTAAGGATGTTTGTAGGAGAAGTTGGGATTAAAGGAAAAGGTGTTGAAGTGAAGTTAGAAGATGCTTCCTATATTCCTGATGGTGAAAATGTTAATCAGTATATTGTCCATGAAAGTCATTTATTTAAAGTGATTAATGAATTAAAAATATCCGGTGCATCCGCCATTGCGATAAATGGCCAACGAATTACAAGCCATTCCTATATTTATTGCAATGGTCCAGTTGTTACAGTTGATGGAAATCAATTTCCTGCACCGTTTACGATCTCAGCCATAGGAGATCCAGAGGTTCTTTCCCAGGCTCTCAACATTGCTGGTGGCGTTTTAGATCAGCTAACGTACGAAAATGTACAAGTCGAAGTGACGAAAATGAATGAGATTCAAATGGAACCATTACTTCAAACACAGCCTGCTAGCTAA
- a CDS encoding cell division protein FtsQ/DivIB translates to MEKQKVISLEDRVPQLKEKRRQKANRQLIGFVFTFFLLILVIIYLQTPLSKVSNVEVEGAVNVGETTIIELSGITNETSFWKINEDEVIKSIKSNKQVNDVVIKKKFPSTVILSITENERVAYVFKDSMFYPILENGDLLEKQEQLKVPDAPILIDWDEKADLIQAMSLQLKELPESVSNAISEIHHTPNDTDSERITIYMSDGYQVLATIRTFADKMKSYPQIVSQLDPNMKGIIHLEVGSYFEAYNKEQMEGEAEEQSSDEQNEG, encoded by the coding sequence TTGGAAAAGCAAAAGGTTATTTCATTGGAAGACCGCGTGCCGCAATTAAAGGAAAAACGACGACAAAAGGCAAATCGACAGCTTATTGGATTTGTTTTTACTTTCTTCTTGTTAATCCTTGTTATCATTTATCTACAAACTCCATTGAGCAAAGTCTCAAATGTTGAAGTTGAAGGAGCAGTCAATGTTGGGGAAACCACCATCATTGAATTAAGTGGAATTACAAATGAGACAAGCTTTTGGAAAATAAATGAAGATGAGGTTATCAAGTCAATAAAATCAAACAAACAAGTAAATGATGTTGTAATTAAGAAAAAATTCCCATCCACTGTCATTTTATCTATAACAGAAAATGAGCGGGTGGCGTACGTATTTAAAGATTCGATGTTTTATCCGATACTAGAAAATGGTGATTTGTTAGAGAAACAAGAGCAATTGAAAGTGCCGGATGCACCAATATTAATAGATTGGGATGAAAAAGCGGATTTGATACAAGCGATGTCACTTCAATTGAAGGAGTTACCTGAAAGTGTTTCCAATGCGATATCGGAAATTCACCATACACCGAATGACACGGATAGTGAACGAATTACAATCTATATGAGCGACGGTTATCAAGTGTTAGCAACCATTCGTACATTTGCTGATAAGATGAAATCGTACCCGCAAATTGTGAGTCAACTTGACCCGAATATGAAAGGGATTATTCATTTGGAAGTTGGGTCTTATTTTGAAGCCTATAATAAAGAGCAGATGGAAGGAGAAGCAGAGGAGCAATCAAGCGATGAACAAAATGAAGGTTAA
- the mraY gene encoding phospho-N-acetylmuramoyl-pentapeptide-transferase, whose product MLEQVMIFTILMGFLISVLLSPIFIPFLRRLKFGQSIREEGPKSHQKKSGTPTMGGIMIIISIVVTTLVMTSKFSEPSVEMYLLLFVTIGYGLLGFLDDFIKVVMKRNLGLTSKQKLIGQIIIAVIFYLVFNRYGFSSEIHIPGTDVSFDLGIAYVLLIIFMLVGGSNAVNLTDGLDGLLSGTAAVAFGAYAVLSWYQGQYDVAIFSVAVVGAVLGFLVFNAHPAKVFMGDTGSLALGGAIVTVAILTKLEILLVLIGGVFVIETLSVIIQVISFKTTGRRVFKMSPLHHHYELLGWSEWRVVATFWTVGLVFAMLGIYIEVWM is encoded by the coding sequence ATGCTTGAGCAAGTAATGATTTTTACTATTTTAATGGGTTTTTTAATTAGCGTATTACTTTCACCGATTTTTATCCCGTTTTTAAGAAGGTTAAAATTCGGCCAAAGCATTCGTGAAGAAGGTCCGAAATCTCATCAAAAAAAATCAGGAACCCCTACAATGGGTGGCATCATGATTATTATTTCGATTGTGGTGACAACTCTCGTCATGACATCAAAGTTTTCTGAGCCAAGTGTGGAAATGTATTTGTTACTCTTTGTGACAATTGGTTATGGTTTATTAGGGTTTTTAGATGATTTCATAAAAGTAGTCATGAAAAGAAATTTAGGCTTAACTTCCAAACAAAAACTAATTGGACAAATTATCATAGCCGTTATTTTCTATTTAGTATTTAATCGATATGGATTCTCTTCTGAGATTCATATCCCTGGTACGGATGTTTCGTTTGATTTAGGAATTGCTTATGTGCTACTCATTATTTTCATGTTGGTTGGTGGTTCAAATGCCGTAAACTTAACCGATGGTTTAGATGGTTTATTATCAGGGACGGCTGCAGTTGCGTTTGGGGCATATGCTGTTTTATCTTGGTACCAAGGCCAATATGATGTCGCCATTTTCTCAGTAGCAGTAGTTGGAGCTGTATTAGGATTTTTAGTATTTAATGCTCACCCAGCAAAAGTTTTCATGGGAGATACAGGATCTCTAGCTTTAGGTGGGGCGATTGTGACGGTGGCTATATTAACGAAGTTAGAAATTCTTCTCGTGTTAATCGGTGGTGTATTTGTCATCGAAACGTTATCGGTCATTATTCAAGTTATTTCTTTTAAAACAACAGGTCGTCGCGTGTTTAAGATGAGTCCGCTTCATCACCATTATGAACTGCTTGGATGGTCGGAATGGCGAGTAGTTGCGACATTCTGGACTGTTGGACTAGTCTTTGCAATGCTAGGAATCTATATCGAGGTGTGGATGTAA
- a CDS encoding small basic family protein, which produces MWLPIIGLLLGIMLGFVSDVKIPTQYANYFSIAILAALDTVVGGIRAHLQQMYDDLIFVTGFFFNIILAASLAFLGVHLGVDLYLVAVFAFGVRLFQNIAVIRRLLISNWKTMRENKKKN; this is translated from the coding sequence ATGTGGCTTCCAATCATAGGATTGTTACTTGGAATTATGTTAGGGTTCGTTAGTGACGTGAAAATCCCGACGCAGTATGCGAATTATTTTTCAATTGCGATATTGGCTGCTTTAGACACCGTAGTTGGAGGAATTCGAGCTCATTTACAACAAATGTACGATGATTTAATCTTTGTTACAGGGTTTTTCTTCAATATAATTCTTGCTGCAAGTTTGGCTTTTCTAGGTGTCCATCTTGGTGTAGACTTGTACTTAGTAGCGGTATTCGCCTTCGGTGTACGACTGTTTCAAAACATAGCTGTCATTCGCCGACTTCTTATTTCAAATTGGAAAACAATGAGAGAAAATAAGAAAAAAAATTAA
- a CDS encoding DUF881 domain-containing protein: MLSVQYKSIQEPVVRDTRDIWELRTDLKEQQQIQIDLLEQIRKYEQIVESYKQEQADSAEATLRDTLDELKKQAGLTEVTGPGVILTIEPLFELDLAGHSTYQLSPQLLIRTINELNSYGAEHISINDHRVINTTVIRDINGTTKIDGYNLNRFPITIQIIADDAEKLYNRIHASTLKDDFAIDSLNLSVTRPEQMVVVPAYEDTIRVKHMEPLNLEKEGNT; this comes from the coding sequence ATGCTCTCAGTTCAGTACAAATCCATTCAAGAGCCGGTTGTTCGCGATACGCGTGATATTTGGGAGTTACGAACAGATTTAAAAGAACAACAACAAATACAGATTGATCTGCTAGAACAAATTCGCAAGTATGAACAAATAGTGGAAAGTTATAAGCAGGAACAGGCTGACAGTGCAGAAGCGACATTGCGCGATACGCTTGATGAACTGAAGAAGCAAGCTGGACTAACGGAAGTTACCGGACCAGGTGTCATTTTAACCATTGAACCATTATTTGAATTGGATTTAGCTGGTCATTCTACTTATCAATTATCACCACAATTATTAATTCGTACAATCAATGAATTAAATTCATATGGGGCAGAGCATATTTCAATTAATGATCACAGAGTTATAAACACAACGGTTATTCGTGATATTAATGGAACGACGAAAATCGATGGTTACAATTTGAACCGTTTTCCGATTACGATTCAAATTATTGCGGATGATGCTGAAAAGCTCTATAACCGCATTCACGCATCCACGCTGAAAGATGATTTTGCGATTGATAGTTTAAATTTATCCGTGACAAGACCAGAGCAAATGGTTGTTGTTCCTGCATATGAAGATACAATACGTGTCAAGCATATGGAACCACTTAATCTAGAAAAGGAAGGGAATACGTAA
- a CDS encoding UDP-N-acetylmuramoyl-L-alanyl-D-glutamate--2,6-diaminopimelate ligase, translated as MELRALLKHLYQYNVFGEPTVTISSIEMDSRLVKKGSLFICIKGFTVDGHDFVQQAIENGAVAIIAERKLQGIDIPVVVVPDTKRAMARLSDAFYDHPTHKMHLIGVTGTNGKTTITHILEQIFKHAHKNTGLIGTMYMKIKDETFEVKNTTPESLTLQKTFHDMVQNDVTHAFMEVSSHALHMGRVHGCDFDVAVFTNLTQDHLDYHETMEEYRNAKGLLFAQLGNTFNHQKPKFAVLNQDDQASEFYKAMTSAHVVTYGIDQPSDVMAKNIKMGSNGTTFDLLTPIGNVPLTMNLVGKFSVYNVLAAVAAAMVSGMDLDTIVKAVEQLKGVRGRFELVQEGQDFSVIVDYAHTPDSLENVLKTVRTFTKGKVYVVIGCGGDRDRTKRPLMAQVAVKYAEEPIFTSDNPRSEDPLQILKDMEEGVRGKHYRSIVKRDEAIQFAIHNAKIGDTVVIAGKGHETYQIIGKETYEFDDRAVAIEEIKKKRNEKEE; from the coding sequence ATGGAATTAAGGGCTCTATTAAAACATTTATATCAATATAACGTTTTCGGAGAACCAACGGTAACCATTTCGTCAATAGAAATGGATTCAAGGCTTGTTAAAAAAGGGAGCCTTTTTATTTGTATTAAAGGGTTTACGGTTGATGGACATGATTTTGTTCAACAAGCCATTGAAAACGGGGCTGTTGCAATAATTGCAGAGCGTAAGTTGCAGGGGATTGACATCCCTGTAGTTGTTGTTCCTGATACGAAACGAGCAATGGCTCGGCTGTCGGATGCGTTTTATGATCATCCAACTCACAAAATGCACCTCATTGGTGTTACAGGAACAAATGGAAAAACAACCATTACTCACATTTTAGAGCAAATATTTAAGCATGCTCATAAAAATACAGGCTTAATCGGCACGATGTACATGAAAATAAAAGACGAAACATTTGAAGTGAAGAATACAACGCCTGAGAGCTTAACATTGCAAAAAACGTTTCATGATATGGTTCAAAATGATGTTACTCATGCGTTCATGGAAGTTTCTTCACACGCTCTTCATATGGGTCGTGTACACGGATGCGATTTCGATGTAGCTGTTTTTACGAATTTAACCCAAGATCATTTAGACTATCATGAAACGATGGAAGAATATCGTAACGCAAAAGGTCTTTTATTTGCTCAACTAGGAAATACATTTAATCATCAGAAACCTAAATTTGCTGTTTTGAATCAAGATGATCAAGCTTCAGAATTTTATAAAGCGATGACAAGTGCACATGTCGTGACATACGGGATCGACCAGCCTTCTGATGTAATGGCAAAAAATATTAAAATGGGATCAAATGGAACTACATTTGATTTACTAACCCCAATCGGGAATGTTCCGTTAACTATGAACTTAGTAGGGAAATTCAGTGTGTATAATGTATTAGCAGCTGTTGCAGCTGCTATGGTTAGCGGTATGGACTTAGATACGATTGTAAAAGCTGTCGAACAGCTTAAAGGAGTTAGAGGCAGATTTGAGCTTGTACAAGAAGGGCAAGACTTTTCTGTTATCGTTGACTATGCACATACACCTGACAGCTTAGAAAACGTTTTGAAAACGGTTCGGACATTTACGAAAGGTAAAGTGTATGTCGTGATTGGATGTGGAGGAGATCGCGACCGAACGAAAAGACCTTTAATGGCTCAAGTTGCTGTAAAGTATGCTGAAGAGCCAATATTCACATCGGATAACCCGAGGAGCGAAGACCCACTTCAAATATTGAAGGATATGGAAGAGGGTGTGCGTGGTAAACATTATCGTTCCATTGTGAAAAGAGACGAAGCCATTCAGTTTGCGATTCACAACGCGAAGATTGGTGATACTGTTGTTATTGCTGGCAAAGGTCATGAGACGTACCAAATCATAGGAAAAGAAACGTATGAGTTTGATGATCGTGCAGTAGCGATTGAAGAAATTAAGAAGAAAAGGAACGAAAAAGAGGAGTAA
- the murG gene encoding undecaprenyldiphospho-muramoylpentapeptide beta-N-acetylglucosaminyltransferase, producing the protein MKIVVSGGGTGGHIYPALALINEIKKHHENVEFLYIGTEKGLESSIVQRAGIPFQSIHITGFKRKVSMENMKTVVRFLKGVTKSKRILKDFGADVVIGTGGYVCGPVVYAASKLGIPTIIHEQNSLPGLTNKFLARYVDKVAICFEEAKKYFPEHKVVLTGNPRASEVIGKDPQKGRKSLGLNSEKPCVLIFGGSRGARPINEAVIEALPHFAKQSYQVVYVTGEVHYDHVMEQAKNRNVGSHVIIKPFIHNMPEVLGGVDLVVSRAGATTLAEITALGLPSILVPSPYVTANHQEVNARSLSDHEAAVLLLEKDLTSQSLIKHIDEILLNETRLNQMKEASRALGVPDAAERLYKEIERLVSKK; encoded by the coding sequence ATGAAAATTGTAGTGTCTGGTGGAGGCACTGGTGGGCATATTTATCCTGCCTTGGCATTAATAAACGAAATAAAAAAACACCATGAAAATGTAGAATTTTTATACATAGGTACGGAAAAGGGACTTGAAAGCTCCATCGTCCAAAGAGCTGGTATACCGTTTCAATCCATTCATATTACAGGGTTTAAGCGAAAGGTATCGATGGAAAATATGAAAACAGTCGTGCGTTTTTTGAAAGGTGTCACGAAAAGTAAACGAATATTGAAAGATTTCGGAGCGGATGTCGTTATTGGTACAGGAGGGTACGTGTGCGGACCAGTTGTGTATGCTGCCTCTAAATTAGGTATTCCGACAATAATCCATGAGCAAAATAGCTTACCGGGATTAACGAATAAATTTTTAGCTCGATATGTCGATAAAGTAGCGATTTGTTTTGAAGAAGCAAAAAAGTATTTCCCAGAACATAAAGTAGTATTAACAGGAAATCCACGCGCCTCTGAAGTCATTGGAAAGGATCCGCAAAAAGGACGCAAATCCCTGGGATTAAACAGTGAGAAGCCATGTGTTTTAATTTTTGGAGGTTCACGTGGAGCTCGCCCTATTAATGAAGCCGTCATTGAAGCATTACCGCATTTTGCAAAACAAAGTTATCAAGTGGTGTACGTGACGGGAGAAGTACATTATGATCACGTAATGGAACAAGCGAAAAACAGAAACGTAGGGTCTCATGTTATCATTAAGCCGTTTATTCATAATATGCCAGAAGTTTTAGGTGGAGTTGATCTTGTTGTTTCGCGTGCAGGTGCTACAACCTTGGCTGAGATAACAGCTCTCGGTTTACCAAGCATTTTAGTTCCGAGTCCTTACGTTACGGCAAATCATCAAGAAGTTAATGCGCGAAGTTTAAGTGATCATGAGGCAGCTGTGCTTTTATTAGAAAAAGATTTAACAAGTCAGTCGCTGATTAAGCATATTGATGAAATATTACTAAACGAAACGAGATTAAATCAAATGAAGGAAGCATCGAGAGCGTTAGGTGTACCAGATGCTGCTGAAAGATTGTATAAAGAGATTGAAAGATTAGTGAGTAAAAAGTAA
- the spoVE gene encoding stage V sporulation protein E, with protein MVTKKSTPDFILLIITISLLSIGLIMVYSASAVWATYKFDDSFFFAKRQLLFAGLGIVAMFFIMNVDYWTWRTWSKVLLIICFILLVAVLVPGVGMVRNGSRSWIGVGAFSIQPSEFMKLAMIAFLAKYLSENQKKITSLKKGLVPTLSLVFLAFGMIMLQPDLGTGTVMVGTCIVMIFIAGARISHFVGLGIIGLIGFAGLVVSAPYRIKRITSFLDPWEDPLGSGFQIIQSLYAIGPGGLFGLGLGQSRQKFFYLPEPQTDFIFAILAEELGFIGGTLILLLFSLLLWRGVRIALGAPDLYGSFLAVGIIAMIAIQVMINIGVVTGLMPVTGITLPFLSYGGSSLTLMLMAIGVLLNISRYARY; from the coding sequence TTGGTAACGAAAAAATCGACTCCTGACTTTATTTTATTAATCATCACGATATCATTACTATCCATCGGCTTAATTATGGTATACTCGGCAAGCGCCGTATGGGCAACGTATAAGTTTGACGATTCTTTTTTCTTTGCGAAACGGCAGTTATTATTTGCTGGGTTAGGAATCGTAGCGATGTTTTTCATTATGAACGTTGATTACTGGACTTGGCGGACATGGTCAAAAGTCTTGCTTATCATTTGTTTTATTTTATTAGTGGCTGTTTTAGTTCCTGGTGTAGGTATGGTCCGAAATGGTTCGCGTAGTTGGATTGGTGTAGGGGCATTCTCTATTCAGCCGTCCGAATTTATGAAACTAGCTATGATTGCTTTTTTAGCAAAATATTTGTCGGAAAATCAAAAGAAAATTACGTCGTTAAAAAAAGGACTTGTTCCGACTTTATCACTTGTTTTTTTAGCATTTGGAATGATTATGTTACAGCCAGATTTAGGGACGGGTACTGTTATGGTTGGAACATGTATTGTGATGATATTTATTGCAGGAGCTCGAATTAGTCACTTTGTCGGTCTAGGGATTATTGGATTGATTGGCTTTGCAGGGCTTGTCGTGTCAGCTCCATATCGAATCAAACGAATTACATCGTTTTTGGATCCTTGGGAAGATCCGTTAGGAAGCGGATTCCAGATCATTCAATCACTCTATGCAATAGGTCCTGGTGGATTGTTTGGTCTAGGACTTGGACAAAGTCGACAAAAGTTTTTTTATTTACCAGAGCCACAAACAGATTTTATCTTTGCTATATTGGCAGAGGAATTAGGGTTTATTGGCGGGACACTTATTTTGTTATTATTCAGCCTCTTACTTTGGAGAGGGGTACGGATTGCCTTAGGGGCGCCCGATTTATACGGAAGTTTTCTAGCAGTTGGTATTATTGCTATGATAGCAATTCAAGTAATGATTAACATAGGGGTAGTGACAGGTTTGATGCCCGTTACAGGTATTACCTTGCCATTTTTAAGTTACGGTGGTTCTTCTCTTACATTAATGTTAATGGCAATAGGCGTATTGTTAAATATAAGCCGATATGCTCGCTACTAG